The following proteins are co-located in the Brachybacterium sacelli genome:
- a CDS encoding pyridoxal phosphate-dependent aminotransferase has protein sequence MIFTQSSKLRDVCYEIRGPVPAEAARMEAEGHQIIKLNIGNPAPFGFEAPDEILVDMIRNLPTAQGYSDSKGIPAARRAVAQYYQTRDMPGIDLDDVYLGNGVSELIQMVCQALVDDGDEMLVPQPDYPLWTASVSLAGGRAVHYRCDEESEWWPDVTDIADRITERTKAIVVINPNNPTGAVYPEHVLRDIVEVARKHGLMILADEIYDKILYDDAVHTPIASLAPDLLSITFNGLSKAYRVAGFRAGWMALYGPKDDATSFIEGLDVLSNMRLCPNVPAQHVVATALGGYQSVHELLLPGGRLREQRDVAYEGLSAIDGVSVVKAKGALYMFPKLDREMYAIEDDEQFAYDLLRSQKLLVTHGTGFNLDTPDHFRLVTLPSVELLEDAVDRIGDYLASIRR, from the coding sequence ATGATCTTCACCCAATCCTCCAAACTGCGTGACGTCTGCTACGAGATCCGGGGACCCGTCCCCGCCGAAGCAGCGCGCATGGAGGCAGAGGGCCACCAGATCATCAAGCTGAACATCGGCAACCCGGCGCCGTTCGGCTTCGAGGCGCCTGACGAGATCCTCGTCGACATGATCCGGAACCTGCCCACCGCGCAGGGGTACTCCGACTCCAAGGGCATCCCGGCGGCCCGTCGCGCAGTCGCGCAGTACTACCAGACCCGGGACATGCCCGGCATCGACCTGGACGACGTCTACCTCGGCAACGGGGTCTCCGAGCTGATCCAGATGGTGTGCCAGGCGCTGGTCGACGACGGTGACGAAATGCTGGTCCCGCAGCCGGACTACCCGCTGTGGACGGCCTCGGTCTCCCTCGCCGGCGGTCGCGCCGTGCACTACCGCTGTGACGAGGAGTCCGAGTGGTGGCCCGACGTCACCGACATCGCCGACAGGATCACCGAGCGCACCAAGGCGATCGTGGTGATCAATCCCAACAATCCCACCGGCGCGGTCTACCCCGAGCACGTGCTGCGCGACATCGTCGAGGTCGCTCGCAAGCACGGCCTGATGATCCTGGCCGACGAGATCTACGACAAGATCCTCTACGACGATGCGGTCCACACCCCGATCGCTTCCCTCGCCCCCGATCTGCTGTCGATCACCTTCAACGGGCTGTCCAAGGCGTACCGGGTGGCGGGCTTCCGGGCCGGCTGGATGGCGCTGTACGGCCCGAAGGACGACGCCACCAGCTTCATCGAGGGCCTGGACGTGCTCTCGAACATGCGCCTGTGCCCGAACGTGCCGGCCCAGCACGTGGTCGCGACGGCGCTGGGCGGATACCAGTCCGTCCATGAGCTGCTGCTGCCCGGCGGGCGCCTGCGCGAGCAGCGCGACGTCGCCTACGAAGGGCTCAGTGCGATCGACGGCGTCAGCGTGGTCAAGGCGAAGGGGGCGCTGTACATGTTCCCGAAGCTCGATCGCGAGATGTACGCGATCGAGGACGACGAGCAGTTCGCCTATGACCTGCTGCGCTCCCAGAAGCTGCTGGTCACCCACGGCACCGGCTTCAATCTGGACACCCCGGACCACTTCCGCCTGGTCACGCTGCCCTCGGTCGAGTTGCTGGAGGACGCCGTGGACCGCATCGGCGACTACCTCGCCTCCATCCGACGCTGA